One window from the genome of Myxococcus virescens encodes:
- a CDS encoding 1-acyl-sn-glycerol-3-phosphate acyltransferase, translated as METALSPTANQGTSTLKDEFGPMGRALGTRYLESVHFPPEAETELRNLHAKGFVVHVMRTTAWVNFLYLTWAMVRRALPPVRAVVNLRPWFTRPWRQAKQSGDFTQRFEHARQTGGSGLVFLRRTALLRPSGKETREDPFPALVAMARQSDKPVYLVPELFVWEKRPARLKPNWVDVVFGSPEAPGFLHSMLAFFRNYKRAQFRVGEPIDLQRFVAENPRDSDELLARKARSSLHVHLARETRAVFGPPVKPASRVIEETLRDRSLRKVVEECAAESGRKPESVLREARRNLEAIAAKPSPTALAFTSPVLEWVFNRIYDGMHVDEAGLHRALKAASHAPIVLCPSHKSHVDYLVMSWVLWNRGYAVPLVAAGANLSFWPLGTFFRRCGAFFLRRSFKGDKVYAASFKAYVRKLVHDGIHQEFFPEGGRSRTGKLLLPKLGMFTWQVESVLEGARDDLIFVPVAIDYEKVVESSSYSKELAGGEKKPEDLKALLSTPKVLAARYGRIHLGFDEPISLRAFMQARGINPDEPVSDEQKKGLVRALGNRVMYGISKVSTVTPHALVSTALLSHRRRGLTQREMADRINILRRIAVEEGSPQSVEMRNAPSNPETMGPIQDAMRTFISDEMVRTQEARGEVIYQVEEARRPELSFYKNTLMNLVASRSLVANAMLASGSPAPYDTVKERALFLSRLFKVEFIYRVGTTFDSIFAETVERLERMGLVLEENETLRVAPEAHARPDLEFLADMLRDYLEAYLLAALTLQDVATGAAEDRKSFVKMALETGRAEYHAGRITASESLAKVTLENAVAFLLDQKLLIEADKKLTLGPAATEQQARTQLVDDIRGYLKRG; from the coding sequence TTGGAGACCGCGCTGTCACCGACTGCGAATCAGGGGACGTCCACACTGAAGGACGAATTCGGCCCCATGGGCCGGGCGCTGGGAACGCGCTACCTGGAGAGCGTGCACTTCCCGCCGGAAGCGGAAACAGAGCTCCGGAATCTGCACGCCAAGGGCTTCGTGGTGCACGTCATGCGCACCACCGCCTGGGTGAACTTCCTCTACCTGACGTGGGCCATGGTGCGCCGGGCGCTGCCGCCCGTGCGCGCCGTGGTGAACCTGCGGCCATGGTTCACCAGACCCTGGCGACAGGCGAAACAGAGCGGTGACTTCACGCAGCGCTTCGAGCACGCCCGGCAGACGGGGGGCAGCGGTCTGGTCTTCCTGCGCCGCACCGCCCTGCTCCGTCCGTCAGGGAAGGAGACGCGCGAGGACCCCTTCCCCGCCCTGGTGGCCATGGCCCGCCAGTCCGACAAGCCCGTGTACCTGGTGCCGGAGTTGTTCGTCTGGGAGAAGCGCCCCGCGCGCCTGAAGCCCAACTGGGTGGACGTGGTGTTCGGCAGCCCCGAGGCACCGGGATTCCTGCACTCGATGCTGGCCTTCTTCCGCAACTACAAGCGCGCGCAGTTCCGCGTGGGCGAGCCCATCGACCTGCAGCGCTTCGTCGCGGAGAACCCTCGCGACTCGGACGAACTGCTCGCCCGCAAGGCGCGTAGCAGTCTCCACGTCCACCTCGCGCGCGAAACGCGGGCCGTGTTCGGTCCGCCGGTGAAGCCCGCCTCGCGCGTCATCGAGGAGACGCTGCGCGACAGGTCCCTGCGCAAGGTGGTGGAGGAGTGCGCGGCGGAATCCGGGCGCAAGCCGGAGAGCGTCCTGCGCGAGGCTCGCCGCAACCTGGAGGCCATCGCCGCCAAGCCCAGCCCCACCGCGCTGGCATTCACCTCCCCCGTGCTGGAGTGGGTGTTCAACCGCATCTACGACGGCATGCACGTGGACGAGGCCGGCCTCCACCGCGCGCTCAAGGCCGCGAGCCACGCGCCCATCGTCCTGTGCCCCAGCCACAAGAGCCATGTCGACTACCTGGTGATGAGCTGGGTGCTGTGGAACCGGGGCTACGCGGTGCCCCTGGTGGCCGCGGGCGCCAACCTCTCCTTCTGGCCCCTGGGCACGTTCTTCCGCCGCTGTGGCGCGTTCTTCCTCCGGCGCTCCTTCAAGGGCGACAAGGTCTACGCCGCGTCCTTCAAGGCCTACGTGCGCAAGCTGGTGCACGACGGCATCCACCAGGAGTTCTTCCCGGAAGGCGGCCGTTCGCGCACGGGCAAGCTGCTGTTGCCCAAGCTGGGCATGTTCACCTGGCAGGTGGAGTCCGTGCTGGAGGGCGCGCGCGATGACCTCATCTTCGTGCCGGTGGCCATCGACTACGAGAAGGTCGTCGAGTCCAGCAGCTACTCGAAGGAGCTGGCTGGCGGAGAGAAGAAGCCCGAGGACCTCAAGGCGCTCTTGAGCACGCCCAAGGTGCTGGCGGCGCGGTACGGCCGCATCCACCTGGGCTTCGATGAGCCCATCTCCCTGCGCGCGTTCATGCAGGCGCGTGGCATCAACCCGGACGAACCGGTGTCGGACGAGCAGAAGAAGGGGCTCGTCCGCGCGCTGGGCAACCGGGTGATGTACGGCATCAGCAAGGTGTCCACGGTGACGCCGCACGCGCTGGTCAGCACCGCCCTGCTCTCGCACCGGCGCCGCGGCCTGACGCAGCGGGAGATGGCGGACCGCATCAACATCCTGCGCCGCATCGCCGTGGAGGAGGGCTCGCCGCAGTCGGTGGAGATGCGCAACGCCCCCAGCAACCCGGAGACGATGGGCCCCATCCAGGACGCCATGCGCACGTTCATCTCCGACGAGATGGTGCGCACCCAGGAAGCGCGCGGCGAGGTCATCTACCAGGTGGAGGAGGCACGCCGCCCGGAGCTGTCCTTCTACAAGAACACGCTGATGAACCTGGTGGCCTCCCGGAGCCTCGTGGCCAACGCCATGCTGGCCAGCGGCAGCCCCGCGCCCTACGACACCGTGAAGGAGCGCGCGCTGTTCCTGTCCCGCCTCTTCAAGGTGGAGTTCATCTACCGGGTGGGCACCACGTTCGACTCCATCTTCGCGGAGACGGTGGAGCGGCTGGAGCGCATGGGCCTGGTGCTCGAGGAGAACGAGACGCTCCGCGTGGCCCCCGAGGCCCACGCGCGTCCGGACCTGGAGTTCCTGGCCGACATGCTGCGCGACTACCTGGAGGCCTACCTGTTGGCGGCCCTGACGCTCCAGGACGTGGCCACCGGCGCCGCGGAGGACCGGAAGTCCTTCGTGAAGATGGCCCTGGAAACGGGCCGCGCGGAGTACCACGCCGGCCGCATCACCGCCTCCGAGTCCCTGGCCAAGGTGACGCTGGAGAACGCGG